From a region of the Rhipicephalus microplus isolate Deutch F79 chromosome X, USDA_Rmic, whole genome shotgun sequence genome:
- the LOC142775887 gene encoding uncharacterized protein LOC142775887 produces MQALRVFILAAIAAAVLAAPSSPKTKKSEKTPQLQRRLGLARIELPQPKLKGLAHRLLQVKRGFLSAQVTANDGHLVGLSFRMKHGHKPGYHLKVGQEPSKGDWDGPGYNKKSWGAFDSSNLPYGSYSSGPYSSFGSQNYQSMFRDAHGLSLGHESSLYSEGLQSYNYKDAASFGHPFSGYQVPGYVTTVPKIPVIKLVDSGPTMLPAVSGVYDQATVVQTPTLVQSFPAAKAIGGHAKVPAARIVHKVPLSAFPKKITDAQQQVPGTAYGFHPVVVQKVPVSKLAVHVPQSHYVMHTVKPVTVIRTPIYAATGAGELYPIDVGGSGYQDEEAGGAQDGAGNGNAAGAQGGESQEGQSNGHGGGAYGNGGASQRGQFNGGGGGGKNYGGGHGGAGASSSRGFNGAGGGIYGHGNGASGGFSNGGFNGGSGGNGGNYGQGNSAEGGFDSGGFNGGGRGKYGQGNGAGGGFNNGEFNGGGGGGGSSHSGGYYGQGNGAAGGFDSGEFNGGGGGKYGYGNGASGSFSNGGYNGGGGSGANGRNYGHGNGAAGGSESDEFNGGGAGKYGNGNGGGGGFYHGEFNGGSGGGGGGSGEDYGQGNGAAAGFGNGAVQKGHSSSGGGSKYGGGSIFAQGLGNNGAGSQEGYGNRVPSGGRGYENGGGTHGFPPGLAHHRGDNGEGQVRNTYGSAGTGTQPGYANGGYQGGNDFSSGAGSVYTNGGLQSPQQHAFPQAVTEFKDVQLLTPLPGGIIQKHGYNEPQNVELVYGGVQEGSLQTQIEQYPDIPNPEESIARGQIDKNTQGVSSPRGSGNRRNGNGWKPIIDPRYNAKFKSGSIRVGEFGSRLQRAPQGDRVLKNAYGGVHTNSRSSYNGATDGLVNGDLQVKGSHVQYPKYRYTNQGSFEKSRFQENGGGGKSEGSGESYFSPRVNENGNGAGNSYFSSDGNSEFLANGRTKQYNGGEGNGRLKYFRNGGGIGTEQNGFEQSEVSLRNGGSGAPSSEISQRGSFQGNDNGRNFGQTLPSEWLRGTKNGGGPTPPKFCPKGGWRPIIIKGKKGNGLRRPNGFEVPVQEQNGDDVMRGRYNRGFNGLQGNGEVRQRQDLRENGGDSGSYFRAAMGQFGDVGTSGMQAEIVNRNVNAALGNGQSYKYTGQGSLGLLSEPSIGGHRGVGHSSGQGFGATKAFEAPRQFLKGRPQGVAFSGGSTFYEGEELPGEESFKREEIKKVYFRPPDRQVIKVPKSVIFSGHVASLNRSNKLETPIRVLINIDTSISPSQMVTTEKQPSLAQLLATYKSDGQERFPVDLRSLRGHGYRDVSFSETVKAPIQKFSPVDVGQPEIVKTVSEGLLAKEVKTESLSDLKKVVVPESVEAKAPTEESSEEADENKDSSPAPEPIGSADSSLSAKKLLISDASIGAPAALVEPLRTKPDSSSSEEVVESEEKDPPPKTSGGGLEKSALHNTRGGFETYYGQRRRPIGYKQDRISSSYVIPVRVPTSLKSKVRMSRRS; encoded by the exons GTCTTCATCCTTGCTGCGATTGCGGCGGCTGTGCTGGCGGCTCCAAGTTCGCCCAAGACAAAAAAGAGTGAGAAG ACGCCGCAACTGCAGCGGCGGCTTGGACTGGCTCGCATCGAGCTTCCGCAGCCGAAGCTAAAAGGACTGGCACATCGGCTGCTCCAGGTGAAGCGAGGCTTCCTCTCTGCGCAAGTGACCGCAAACGATGGCCACCTGGTTGGACTCAGCTTCAGAATG AAGCACGGCCACAAGCCCGGCTACCACCTGAAAGTCGGCCAAGAGCCCAGCAAGGGAGACTGGGATGGACCTGGGTATAACAAAAAGAGTTGGGGCGCCTTTGACTCAAGCAACCTGCCATACGGTAGCTACTCATCAGGACCCTACAGCTCCTTTGGCAGCCAGAACTACCAGAGCATGTTCCGCGACGCCCATGGCCTGTCTCTCGGCCATGAATCGTCACTGTACTCTGAAGGGCTACAATCATACAACTACAAGGACGCTGCCTCCTTTGGACACCCCTTTTCTGGCTACCAG GTGCCTGGTTATGTGACTACGGTTCCGAAGATTCCAGTGATCAAACTAGTAGACTCTGGACCAACCATGCTGCCCGCAGTTTCTGGCGTCTACGACCAAGCGACTGTTGTGCAAACGCCCACTCTCGTGCAGAGCTTTCCTGCCGCAAAGGCCATCGGTGGACACGCCAAAGTACCTGCTGCACGCATTGTACACAAGGTGCCGCTAAGTGCGTTTCCAAAAAAAATTACGGATGCGCAGCAGCAAGTCCCTGGTACAGCGTATGGTTTCCATCCGGTGGTAGTACAAAAAGTGCCTGTCTCTAAACTCGCTGTCCATGTCCCGCAGTCGCACTACGTGATGCACACTGTAAAGCCGGTGACGGTAATAAGGACGCCGATATATGCGGCCACCGGGGCTGGAGAGCTTTACCCTATAGACGTCGGCGGCAGCGGGTATCAAGATGAGGAGGCAGGTGGTGCGCAAGACGGGGCTGGAAACGGGAATGCTGCAGGTGCACAGGGCGGAGAATCTCAAGAGGGCCAGTCTAACGGCCATGGTGGTGGCGCTTACGGAAATGGCGGTGCCTCTCAAAGGGGTCAATTcaacggcggcggcggtggtggtaaAAATTACGGCGGAGGACATGGTGGAGCAGGAGCCTCTAGCAGTCGCGGATTTAACGGTGCTGGCGGAGGAATATACGGTCATGGAAACGGCGCCAGTGGCGGTTTTAGTAACGGCGGATTTAACGGTGGCAGTGGTGGTAATGGTGGAAATTACGGCCAAGGAAACAGCGCAGAAGGAGGCTTTGACAGTGGCGGATTTAACGGTGGTGGTCGCGGGAAATACGGCCAAGGGAACGGCGCCGGAGGAGGCTTTAACAATGGCGAAttcaatggtggtggtggtggcggcggcagcagcCATAGTGGTGGATATTATGGCCAAGGAAACGGTGCAGCAGGAGGCTTTGACAGCGGCGAATTTAACGGTGGTGGCGGAGGAAAATACGGCTATGGAAACGGCGCCAGTGGCAGTTTTAGTAATGGTGGATACAACGGCGGTGGCGGAAGCGGGGCTAATGGCAGAAATTACGGCCACGGGAACGGCGCAGCAGGAGGCTCTGAAAGTGACGAATTTAACGGCGGTGGAGCAGGTAAATACGGTAATGGAAATGGCGGAGGAGGAGGTTTTTACCATGGCGAATTCAACGGAggcagcggtggtggtggcggcggtagtGGCGAGGATTACGGGCAAGGCAATGGCGCTGCGGCTGGTTTTGGTAACGGTGCAGTACAAAAAGGCCACTCTAGTAGCGGAGGCGGTAGCAAATACGGCGGCGGAAGCATATTTGCACAAGGACTCGGAAACAATGGAGCAGGATCTCAGGAAGGGTACGGCAACAGGGTCCCTAGTGGAGGAAGAGGCTACGAAAACGGAGGTGGCACGCACGGCTTTCCTCCCGGGCTTGCGCACCATAGAGGCGACAATGGTGAAGGTCAAGTACGGAACACCTACGGCAGCGCAGGAACAGGTACCCAGCCAGGCTACGCAAACGGTGGCTATCAAGGAGGCAATGACTTTTCTAGCGGAGCCGGCTCTGTATACACCAATGGCGGTTTGCAGAGCCCACAGCAACATGCTTTTCCTCAAGCAGTTACTGAATTCAAAGACGTTCAGTTACTAACTCCATTACCCGGAGGCATCATTCAGAAACACGGATATAACGAACCACAGAATGTAGAATTGGTGTACGGGGGAGTGCAGGAAGGCAGCCTGCAAACGCAGATTGAACAATATCCAGACATCCCGAACCCAGAAGAAAGCATTGCGCGAGGGCAGATCGACAAGAACACTCAGGGAGTATCTAGTCCTCGAGGAAGCGGAAATCGCCGAAACGGTAATGGGTGGAAGCCTATCATTGACCCTAGATATAACGCAAAGTTCAAAAGCGGTTCAATTCGCGTAGGTGAATTTGGCAGCCGTTTACAACGTGCACCTCAGGGGGACCGCGTATTGAAAAATGCTTATGGTGGTGTACATACAAATAGCCGTTCATCTTACAACGGAGCTACAGATGGTTTGGTGAACGGTGACCTCCAAGTAAAAGGCTCTCACGTTCAATATCCTAAATATCGGTATACAAATCAGGGATCCTTTGAAAAGAGTAgatttcaagaaaatgggggaGGTGGGAAGTCGGAAGGTTCCGGGGAAAGTTATTTTTCTCCACGTGTTAATGAAAATGGCAATGGGGCCGGAAACAGCTATTTTAGCAGTGATGGAAACAGCGAATTTCTCGCAAATGGCCGCACCAAGCAATACAATGGAGGAGAAGGTAATGGAAGATTAAAATATTTTAGGAATGGTGGGGGCATAGGAACAGAGCAGAATGGTTTCGAACAGAGCGAAGTCAGCCTGCGCAATGGTGGTTCGGGGGCACCATCTTCCGAGATATCACAACGGGGAAGTTTTCAAGGGAATGATAATGGCCGAAATTTCGGACAGACACTTCCCAGTGAATGGCTCAGAGGCACGAAAAATGGTGGCGGACCCACACCTCCGAAGTTCTGTCCAAAAGGCGGGTGGAGGCCGATTAttataaaaggaaaaaaaggcaATGGTCTCCGCCGGCCAAATGGTTTTGAAGTTCCAGTGCAAGAACAAAATGGAGATGATGTTATGCGTGGTCGCTACAACAGAGGTTTTAATGGGCTTCAAGGAAACGGTGAGGTTCGTCAAAGACAGGACCTTAGAGAAAATGGCGGCGACAGTGGTAGTTATTTCCGGGCAGCAATGGGTCAATTTGGTGATGTAGGAACGTCAGGTATGCAGGCTGAAATTGTCAACAGGAATGTCAATGCTGCTCTTGGCAATGGGCAATCTTATAAATACACTGGTCAAGGTTCACTTGGGCTGCTTAGCGAACCAAGCATTGGCGGACATCGAGGTGTAGGACATAGCAGTGGACAAGGTTTTGGCGCCACCAAAGCATTTGAAGCGCCGCGGCAATTTCTAAAAGGTAGGCCGCAAGGAGTAGCTTTTTCTGGGGGGTCAACATTTTACGAGGGCGAGGAGCTACCTGGCGAGGAAAGTTTTAAGAGAGAGGAAATTAAGAAAGTTTACTTTCGTCCTCCCGATAGGCAAGTGATAAAAGTGCCTAAGAGCGTGATTTTCTCCGGTCACGTCGCCTCTCTGAACAGGAGCAATAAATTAGAAACGCCGATTCGTGTTTTAATAAATATTGACACTTCTATAAGTCCTTCACAAATGGTCACGACTGAAAAGCAGCCAAGTCTTGCGCAGTTGCTCGCCACTTATAAAAGCGATGGCCAAGAACGTTTCCCTGTTGATCTAAGAAGTCTTCGAGGGCACGGTTATCGTGACGTTTCCTTCAGCGAAACAGTTAAGGCACCAATTCAAAAATTCAGCCCTGTCGACGTAGGACAGCCAGAGATAGTCAAAACAGTGAGTGAAGGTCTTCTTGCAAAGGAGGTCAAGACGGAAAGCTTGAGCGATCTAAAGAAAGTTGTGGTACCTGAATCTGTCGAAGCAAAAGCGCCGACAGAAGAAAGTTCTGAAGAGGCGGACGAGAATAAGGATTCGTCGCCAGCCCCTGAGCCTATTGGAAGCGCAGATTCTAGCTTGTCTGCTAAAAAACTGTTAATTTCCGATGCCAGTATCGGTGCACCGGCTGCTTTGGTTGAACCGTTGCGGACGAAACCTGATAGCAGCTCGTCCGAAGAAGTTGTCGAGTCAGAAGAAAAAGATCCGCCCCCAAAAACCTCAGGAGGCGGTTTAGAAAAGTCCGCTCTCCACAACACTCGTGGAGGGTTTGAGACGTACTATGGTCAGAGGAGAAGGCCCATCGGCTACAAGCAGGACCGAATATCTTCGTCGTACGTGATTCCTGTGAGAGTTCCGACATCGCTCAAGTCAAAAGTCAGAATGTCGCGAAGGAGTTGA